From one Streptomyces sp. R41 genomic stretch:
- the pqqB gene encoding pyrroloquinoline quinone biosynthesis protein PqqB yields the protein MKVVLLGTAAGGGFPQWNCACALCAAARDGKLPARTQECVAVSGNSRDWWLLNASPDIRTQLTGTPALAPGPGARDTPVRGVLLTDAEADHVMGLTILRGGAGLKVYAAPPVLATLAPLRAVLDRYAPWEWTDSLTEGGFVLAGGLVVSAHPVGSKAPKYVSGPAADARWVTAYRIEDLAGGGELVYAPCLGSWTPALDALLTTATCALLDGTFYAADEMRTAVRAAGGQAGMPSNGQAAMGHLPVSGAHGSLAALARHPGPRRIYTHLNNTNPLLDHASDAHARVTATGVEVLPDGAEFTV from the coding sequence TTGAAAGTCGTCCTGCTGGGCACGGCCGCCGGTGGCGGCTTCCCTCAGTGGAACTGCGCGTGCGCGCTGTGCGCGGCCGCCCGCGACGGCAAACTGCCGGCGCGAACACAGGAGTGTGTCGCCGTCAGCGGCAACTCCCGCGACTGGTGGCTGCTCAACGCCTCACCCGACATCCGTACGCAGCTGACCGGCACGCCCGCGCTCGCACCCGGGCCGGGCGCCAGGGACACCCCGGTACGCGGCGTGCTCCTGACCGATGCCGAGGCCGACCACGTCATGGGGCTGACCATTCTGCGGGGCGGCGCGGGACTCAAGGTCTATGCCGCGCCTCCCGTCCTCGCCACGCTGGCCCCGCTGCGCGCCGTGCTCGACCGCTATGCCCCTTGGGAGTGGACGGACAGTCTGACCGAGGGCGGCTTCGTGCTGGCCGGCGGTCTGGTGGTGAGCGCGCACCCGGTCGGCTCCAAGGCCCCGAAGTACGTCTCCGGGCCCGCCGCGGACGCCCGCTGGGTGACGGCGTACCGGATCGAGGACCTGGCCGGCGGGGGAGAGCTCGTCTACGCGCCCTGCCTGGGCAGTTGGACACCCGCGCTGGACGCACTGCTCACCACGGCGACCTGCGCGCTGCTCGACGGCACCTTCTACGCGGCCGACGAGATGCGCACGGCGGTGCGGGCCGCGGGCGGCCAGGCCGGGATGCCGTCCAACGGGCAGGCCGCGATGGGGCATCTTCCCGTCTCGGGCGCGCACGGCAGCCTGGCCGCCCTCGCCCGCCATCCCGGCCCGCGCCGGATCTACACCCACCTCAACAACACGAACCCGCTGCTCGACCACGCCTCGGACGCCCATGCGCGGGTGACCGCGACCGGGGTCGAAGTCCTGCCGGACGGCGCGGAGTTCACCGTCTAG
- a CDS encoding geranyl diphosphate 2-C-methyltransferase — protein MPVTDMEMIAMDKVLRTEYQKSVADYWNAEKNAVNLRLGEVDDLYHHHYGIGDYDPSVLQGPADTREQRMIEEMHRLETAQADVLLDHLGPIKPADHLLDAGSGRGGTSIMANARFGCSVDGVSISEQQVAFASDQAARRKVSDKVRFHFRNMLDTGFATGSRRGIWTNETTMYVDLVELYAEFSRLLEPGGRYVCITGCSNDVKGMRSKAVSKIDEHYTCNIHPRSEYFKAMAANNLVPINVVDLTAATIPYWELRAKSSVTTGIEEAFLTAYKEGSFHYLLIAADRI, from the coding sequence ATGCCTGTCACCGACATGGAAATGATCGCCATGGACAAGGTCCTGCGCACCGAGTACCAGAAGTCCGTCGCCGACTACTGGAACGCGGAGAAGAACGCGGTCAACCTCCGGCTCGGCGAGGTCGACGACCTCTACCACCACCACTACGGCATCGGCGACTACGACCCGTCCGTTCTCCAGGGCCCGGCGGACACCCGCGAGCAGCGCATGATCGAGGAGATGCACCGTCTGGAGACCGCACAGGCCGACGTCCTCCTCGACCACCTCGGCCCGATCAAGCCGGCGGACCACCTGCTGGACGCCGGCTCGGGTCGCGGCGGCACCAGCATCATGGCCAACGCCCGCTTCGGCTGCTCGGTGGACGGCGTGAGCATCTCGGAGCAGCAGGTCGCCTTCGCAAGCGACCAGGCCGCCCGCCGCAAGGTGTCCGACAAGGTCCGCTTCCACTTCCGCAACATGCTGGACACGGGCTTCGCCACCGGCTCGCGGCGCGGCATCTGGACCAACGAGACCACGATGTACGTGGACCTCGTCGAGCTGTACGCGGAGTTCTCCCGGCTGCTGGAGCCCGGCGGCCGTTACGTGTGCATCACCGGGTGCTCCAACGACGTCAAGGGCATGCGCTCCAAGGCCGTCAGCAAGATCGACGAGCACTACACCTGCAACATCCACCCGCGCAGCGAGTACTTCAAGGCGATGGCCGCGAACAACCTCGTCCCCATCAACGTCGTCGACCTGACCGCGGCGACCATCCCGTACTGGGAGCTGCGGGCCAAGTCCTCGGTGACGACCGGCATCGAGGAGGCGTTCCTGACCGCGTACAAGGAGGGCAGCTTCCACTACCTGCTGATCGCGGCCGACCGCATCTGA
- a CDS encoding carbohydrate ABC transporter permease has product MSSLAVRKAAPAAGTTPGTAQGPPLRRRIALVPTLTLLLGALYCLLPVAWVVIASTKSGRELFSTFTFLPGTGFTQNVRDLSAYRDGIYWQWMGNSALYAGLGALLSTAVSALGGYALAVYRFRGRETMFSILMAGVLMPPVILAIPQYLLMAKADLTDSYASVLLPLILSPYGIYLARIYAAAAVPGDVVEAGRMDGGGEWRIFTRIALPMMVPGLVTVFLFQFVAVWNNFLLPYIMLSDDEKFPITLGLFTLLKQGSNTPALYTLVITGAMLAVIPLVALFLVIQRFWSLDLLSGAVKS; this is encoded by the coding sequence ATGAGTTCTCTTGCCGTACGCAAGGCCGCGCCGGCCGCCGGTACGACCCCCGGGACCGCCCAGGGGCCGCCGCTGCGCCGCCGGATCGCCCTGGTGCCGACGCTGACGCTGCTGCTCGGCGCCCTGTACTGTCTGCTGCCCGTCGCCTGGGTGGTGATCGCCTCCACCAAGTCGGGCCGTGAGCTGTTCTCGACGTTCACGTTCCTGCCGGGCACCGGCTTCACCCAGAACGTGCGGGACCTCAGCGCCTACCGCGACGGCATCTACTGGCAGTGGATGGGCAACTCGGCGCTCTACGCCGGTCTCGGCGCCCTGCTCTCGACGGCCGTCTCGGCGCTCGGCGGCTACGCCCTCGCCGTCTACCGCTTCCGCGGCCGCGAGACCATGTTCAGCATCCTGATGGCGGGCGTGCTGATGCCTCCGGTGATCCTCGCGATCCCGCAGTACCTGCTGATGGCGAAGGCGGACCTGACGGACTCGTACGCCTCCGTCCTGCTCCCCCTGATCCTCTCCCCGTACGGCATCTACCTCGCCCGGATCTACGCGGCCGCGGCCGTGCCCGGCGATGTGGTCGAGGCCGGGCGGATGGACGGGGGCGGCGAGTGGCGGATCTTCACCCGGATCGCGCTGCCGATGATGGTGCCCGGACTGGTGACGGTGTTCCTGTTCCAGTTCGTGGCGGTGTGGAACAACTTCCTGCTGCCGTACATCATGCTCAGCGACGACGAGAAGTTCCCGATCACGCTCGGCCTGTTCACCCTCCTCAAACAGGGCTCCAACACCCCGGCGCTCTACACGCTGGTGATCACCGGCGCGATGCTCGCGGTCATCCCGCTGGTCGCGCTGTTCCTGGTCATCCAGCGGTTCTGGAGCCTCGATCTGCTGTCCGGAGCCGTAAAGTCATGA
- a CDS encoding SseB family protein, with protein MDTPSNDHHRPTGETPAQEALNALVENTQDATALDTLAGSDVLVPVPDDANEEDVADPTAVALPVLDQPGGEQVVPVFTSELEMAELLPSVSRYRLVPLGALASQWPSGDLSLTIDASSPHGLTLSSEGVRTLLARPQV; from the coding sequence ATGGACACACCCTCGAACGACCACCACCGGCCCACGGGCGAGACACCGGCTCAGGAGGCCTTGAACGCGCTCGTCGAGAACACGCAGGACGCCACCGCCCTCGACACGCTGGCCGGCAGCGACGTGCTGGTCCCCGTGCCCGACGACGCCAATGAGGAGGACGTCGCCGACCCCACGGCCGTGGCGCTGCCCGTCCTGGACCAGCCGGGCGGCGAGCAGGTGGTGCCGGTGTTCACCTCGGAGCTGGAGATGGCCGAGCTGCTCCCGTCCGTCTCCCGCTACCGCCTGGTGCCGCTCGGCGCCCTCGCCTCCCAGTGGCCGTCCGGCGACCTGTCGCTCACGATCGACGCCAGCTCGCCGCACGGTCTGACCCTCAGCTCCGAGGGCGTACGCACCCTGCTGGCCCGGCCGCAGGTCTGA
- a CDS encoding VOC family protein: protein MTAGVKTIIYPVKDVTQAKALFSVLLGVEPYADEPYYVGFKDAGQDVGLDPNGHAKGMTGPVPYWHVSDIRGTLAGLLDAGAESLQDVQDVGGGRLIASVKDADGNLIGLLQDPSAE, encoded by the coding sequence ATGACCGCCGGAGTCAAGACCATCATCTATCCCGTCAAGGACGTCACGCAGGCAAAGGCGCTGTTCAGCGTGCTGTTGGGCGTGGAGCCGTACGCGGACGAGCCGTACTACGTCGGGTTCAAGGACGCGGGCCAGGATGTCGGCCTGGACCCCAACGGTCACGCCAAGGGGATGACCGGGCCCGTCCCCTACTGGCACGTGTCCGACATCAGGGGGACCCTGGCGGGCCTGCTCGACGCCGGGGCCGAGTCGCTGCAGGACGTCCAGGATGTGGGCGGCGGCAGGCTCATCGCCTCGGTCAAGGACGCGGACGGCAACCTGATCGGGCTCCTCCAGGATCCCTCCGCCGAGTAG
- a CDS encoding MarR family winged helix-turn-helix transcriptional regulator, protein MAATTRGSLLEDQWREILSVHARTMCEIDRALHPHGLGASDFEVLDILASATATEPGEQCRVHNIAGRVHLSQSALSRLIGRLEKDGLVERNVCQEDRRGVWVALTEKGRDLHSEVLPLQRAVLARMLNG, encoded by the coding sequence ATGGCAGCGACAACGCGCGGATCCCTCCTCGAAGACCAGTGGCGGGAGATCCTCTCGGTGCACGCGCGCACGATGTGCGAGATCGACCGCGCGCTGCACCCCCACGGCCTCGGAGCCAGTGACTTCGAGGTCCTGGACATCCTCGCCTCCGCCACGGCCACGGAGCCGGGCGAGCAGTGCCGGGTGCACAACATCGCGGGCCGGGTCCACCTCAGCCAGAGCGCCCTGTCCCGCCTCATCGGCCGGCTGGAGAAGGACGGCCTGGTGGAGCGCAACGTCTGCCAGGAAGACCGACGCGGAGTATGGGTCGCGCTCACCGAGAAGGGTCGCGACCTGCACTCCGAGGTACTCCCCCTGCAACGCGCCGTCCTGGCCCGCATGTTGAACGGCTAG
- a CDS encoding family 2 encapsulin nanocompartment cargo protein terpene cyclase, with protein sequence MSLISRVVAPAAGHDMAGLVRALLSARSSAPPRLPVPPKAARGPRLPSAPTGLGTSAARLRSSAVGITSCAVGIAPPAPAPVRPPILPSRPTGLGTSAARLGAPEPQRERAQAADPAPNLHCPPAVRDDPALGETVTERLVEWAEEVGIYPGQLDKIRTADFGRLIMLAHPESDDPDRLLAAAKCALAEWSVDDHYVDGEVEEARHELLGQRLAIAHSVIDQAHLPLAYAPQLEEVVQADPVMRALRSSLDNLARYATTGQVRRLRHELGIMFVAYNQEGVWHTAEQTPPVWEFLMHRHENSFVPCMVLVDAVAGYELPYGEFADPRVRRAFTMAGSASVIVNDLYSMGKEDPTDFSLPRLIASEAQCSLEEAIDRTVEIHNELMHTFEAEAAALAAAGSPELRRFLAGTWAWLGGSREWHAGSGRYATAA encoded by the coding sequence GTGTCGTTGATCTCCCGGGTCGTCGCACCCGCCGCGGGCCATGACATGGCGGGGCTGGTACGGGCACTGCTGTCGGCTCGGTCGTCGGCGCCGCCGCGGTTGCCCGTCCCCCCCAAGGCAGCGCGCGGGCCACGGCTGCCGTCCGCCCCGACGGGGCTGGGCACGTCCGCGGCACGGCTCCGTTCCTCCGCGGTGGGGATCACCTCCTGCGCGGTGGGGATCGCCCCGCCTGCGCCCGCTCCGGTGCGTCCCCCGATCCTGCCCTCAAGGCCGACGGGACTCGGCACGTCGGCTGCCCGGCTCGGGGCGCCGGAGCCACAGCGGGAGCGCGCACAGGCGGCGGATCCCGCCCCGAACCTGCACTGTCCGCCCGCCGTCCGCGACGACCCCGCCCTCGGCGAGACCGTCACCGAGCGACTGGTCGAGTGGGCCGAGGAGGTCGGGATCTACCCCGGCCAGCTCGACAAGATCCGCACGGCCGACTTCGGGCGGCTGATCATGCTGGCGCACCCCGAGTCGGACGACCCCGACCGGCTTCTGGCGGCGGCGAAGTGCGCGCTCGCGGAGTGGTCCGTCGACGACCACTACGTGGACGGAGAGGTCGAGGAGGCCCGGCACGAACTGCTCGGGCAGCGCCTCGCGATCGCCCACTCCGTGATCGACCAGGCACACCTCCCCCTGGCGTACGCGCCGCAGTTGGAGGAGGTCGTGCAGGCGGACCCCGTCATGCGCGCCCTCCGGTCGAGTCTCGACAACCTCGCCCGGTACGCGACGACGGGACAGGTGCGCAGGCTCCGCCACGAACTGGGGATCATGTTCGTCGCCTACAACCAGGAAGGCGTCTGGCACACCGCCGAACAGACCCCGCCGGTCTGGGAGTTCCTGATGCACCGGCACGAGAACAGCTTCGTGCCGTGCATGGTGCTGGTCGACGCGGTCGCGGGATACGAGCTGCCGTACGGCGAATTCGCCGACCCCCGGGTGCGCCGCGCCTTCACCATGGCGGGCTCGGCGAGCGTGATCGTCAACGACCTCTACTCCATGGGCAAGGAGGATCCCACGGACTTCAGCCTGCCGAGGCTGATCGCGTCCGAGGCCCAGTGCTCCCTGGAGGAGGCGATCGACCGCACCGTCGAGATCCACAACGAACTCATGCACACCTTCGAGGCCGAGGCCGCCGCCCTCGCCGCCGCCGGCTCCCCCGAGCTGCGCCGCTTCCTGGCCGGCACCTGGGCCTGGCTCGGCGGGAGCCGCGAATGGCATGCCGGCAGCGGCCGCTACGCCACCGCCGCCTGA
- a CDS encoding carbohydrate ABC transporter permease codes for MTTARRKSYGVKGAPYAFLLPATILFALFFALPIGYALWLSLHKVQVKGLGLGAGARSEVWAGLENYTDALTDNELLGGALRVLGYGAIVVPVMLGLALLFALMLDTDKVRLAPFTRLAIFLPYAIPGVVAALLWGFLYLPDVSPFYFVLDKLGMPQPDLLDGGPLYLALSNIAVWGGTGFNMIVIYTSLQAIPAEVYEAAKLDGATPWQIALRIKIPMVTPSLVLTFFFSIIATLQVFSEPTTLKPLTNSVSTTWSPLMKVYRDAFGTGDIYSAAAEAVIIAIVTLFLSFGFLRAANSRNKQEEAR; via the coding sequence GTGACGACGGCACGTCGGAAGTCGTACGGGGTCAAGGGGGCCCCGTACGCTTTCCTCCTCCCCGCGACGATCCTCTTCGCCCTCTTCTTCGCGCTGCCCATCGGGTACGCCCTTTGGCTGAGCCTGCACAAGGTCCAGGTCAAGGGCCTAGGCCTGGGCGCCGGTGCCCGCAGCGAAGTCTGGGCGGGCCTGGAGAACTACACCGACGCCCTCACGGACAACGAGCTGCTCGGCGGCGCGCTGCGAGTGCTGGGCTACGGCGCCATCGTGGTTCCGGTGATGCTCGGCCTCGCCCTGCTGTTCGCGCTGATGCTCGACACGGACAAGGTGCGCCTCGCCCCCTTCACCCGGCTCGCGATCTTCCTGCCGTACGCCATTCCCGGCGTCGTCGCCGCGCTGCTGTGGGGCTTCCTGTACCTCCCGGACGTCAGCCCCTTCTACTTCGTCCTCGACAAGCTGGGGATGCCGCAGCCCGATCTACTGGACGGCGGCCCGCTGTATCTCGCCCTGTCCAACATCGCGGTCTGGGGCGGAACCGGCTTCAACATGATCGTCATCTACACCTCGCTGCAGGCCATTCCGGCCGAGGTGTACGAGGCGGCGAAGCTGGACGGCGCCACTCCTTGGCAGATCGCGCTGAGGATCAAGATCCCGATGGTGACGCCCTCGCTGGTGCTCACCTTCTTCTTCTCGATCATCGCGACGCTCCAGGTGTTCAGCGAGCCGACCACCCTCAAGCCCCTCACCAACTCCGTCTCCACGACGTGGAGTCCGCTGATGAAGGTGTACCGGGACGCGTTCGGCACGGGCGACATCTACTCGGCCGCCGCCGAGGCCGTGATCATCGCCATCGTCACGCTGTTCCTGTCCTTCGGCTTCCTGCGCGCCGCGAACTCCCGTAACAAGCAGGAGGAAGCACGATGA
- a CDS encoding LacI family DNA-binding transcriptional regulator: MTMSNTGARRKPPTIHDVAREAGVSRGTVSRVLNGGHYVSPAAQEAVNAAIRKTGYVVNRHARSLITGRSDSIGFLLTEPQERFFEDPNFNVLLRGCTQALAAHDVPLLLMLAGTEDERRRITRYITAGHVDGVLLVSSHSGDPVAEQLREAGVPLVACGKPIGMGSKVSYVAADDRDGARDMVRHLLSLGRRRIGMVTGPLDTPGGVERLAGYREVLAEAGIEADDRFVVSGDYSRSSGEAGAEQLLQRVPDMDAVFVASDLMAQGVLGALHRAGLRVPEDVAVGGFDDSPAATASTPALTTIRQPWDRISAEMVRVLLAQIGGEDPAAVILPTELVRREST; this comes from the coding sequence ATGACCATGAGCAACACGGGGGCCCGGCGCAAACCGCCGACGATCCACGACGTCGCACGCGAGGCGGGAGTCTCACGAGGCACCGTCTCGCGCGTGCTCAACGGCGGTCACTACGTCAGTCCCGCGGCGCAGGAGGCGGTCAACGCCGCCATCCGCAAGACGGGTTACGTCGTGAACCGGCACGCCCGCTCGCTGATCACCGGACGCTCCGACTCGATCGGCTTCCTGCTGACCGAGCCGCAGGAGAGGTTCTTCGAGGACCCCAACTTCAATGTCCTGCTGCGCGGCTGCACGCAGGCGCTGGCCGCGCACGACGTTCCCCTCCTGTTGATGCTCGCGGGCACCGAGGACGAGCGGCGGCGCATCACGCGGTACATCACCGCGGGACATGTCGACGGAGTGCTCCTGGTCTCCAGCCACTCCGGCGATCCGGTCGCGGAGCAGCTGCGCGAGGCGGGCGTGCCGCTGGTCGCCTGCGGCAAGCCCATCGGCATGGGCTCCAAGGTGAGTTACGTCGCCGCGGACGACCGGGACGGCGCCCGCGACATGGTCAGGCACCTGCTGTCCCTCGGCCGCCGCCGGATCGGCATGGTCACCGGCCCGCTCGACACCCCCGGCGGCGTCGAGCGGCTCGCGGGCTACCGGGAGGTGCTCGCCGAGGCGGGCATCGAGGCCGACGACCGCTTCGTCGTCTCCGGCGACTACAGCCGGTCCAGCGGTGAGGCGGGCGCCGAGCAACTCCTTCAGCGGGTTCCGGACATGGACGCCGTGTTCGTCGCCTCGGACCTGATGGCACAGGGTGTGCTGGGCGCGCTGCACAGGGCCGGCCTCCGGGTTCCCGAGGACGTGGCCGTCGGCGGCTTCGACGACTCCCCCGCCGCCACCGCGTCCACCCCGGCCCTCACCACGATCCGCCAGCCCTGGGACCGCATCAGCGCCGAGATGGTACGGGTGCTGCTCGCCCAGATAGGGGGCGAGGATCCGGCGGCGGTGATCCTGCCGACGGAGCTGGTGCGGCGCGAGTCGACCTGA
- a CDS encoding carbohydrate binding domain-containing protein — protein sequence MRSRPPRLLRPLVAFVAATGLFGLVPPDSGMGSAPMEKTAADSNTATVFYYTKTKNWPTTYLHYAPDGGSWTAVPGVQMEAACTDWVKKTVDLGSAAGLQATFNNGSGTWDNNGGNNYALGTGTITVKDGVIAHSDPCADTGTGSGNQATVYYSTATSGWTTANIHYAPSGGSWTTVPGVGMETACTGWWKKTLDIGTATSLKAAFNNGNGVWDNNNSSDYTIPTGTTTVKDRTVTADAKDPCAAEAPDTEAPTAPTKVTASATHTSIVLSWEASTDNTAVTKYQVTRTGGTKGTVVTDVGSTVYSDTGLEEKTAYTYTVKALDAAGNTSPASAEATATTGENAPEPASGTPLGTDPRKDPIYFVLTARFYDGDSSNNRGGSQDVKSGNAANNDPMFRGDFKGLVDKLDYIKALGFSAVWITPVVLNRSDYDYHGYHGYDFYKVDPRLESAGASYQDLINAAHAKGMKIYQDVVYNHSSRWGAKGLFTPTVYGVRDSQWSWYYDEKNEGFEYDGLTVEPKSGKSYYNGDLWSTAEPSGNTCLNWGKPTGGRSAEGYTIYNCQWPSPTSGMFPKTYYHQCWIGNWEGEDSRSCWLHEDLADFNTESTPVQNYLIGAYDKYIDMGVDGLRIDTAVHIPRVTWNRRFLPAIYDRVTQRFGTDAAKNFFVFGEVGAFVNDKWNRGSVNHSAQFFTWKERKEYSADDEAAAIEQYNYEEQLGTGNQPTSTNAFLSGNSYHTPDRSQFSGMNIIDMRMHMNFGDAQNAYGNGKDSDDSVNDATYNVVYVDSHDYGPNKSSTRYGGGTDAWAENMALMWTFRGIPTLYYGSEIEFQKGKQIDCGPTCPLASTGRAYYGDHLAGSVTASDFAKVDSASGEVASTLAQPLVKHLQRLNQIRRAIPALQMGQYSTDGISGSMAFKRRYTSGSTDSFALVTVTGDATYTGIPNGTYADAVTGDVKTVSNGTLSVAAPGKGNLRVYVLNGPGKIGSDGPYLK from the coding sequence GTGAGAAGTAGACCCCCGCGCCTGCTGCGCCCACTGGTGGCGTTCGTGGCGGCGACCGGGCTGTTCGGACTGGTCCCACCGGACTCCGGAATGGGCTCCGCCCCCATGGAGAAGACCGCCGCCGATTCCAACACGGCGACTGTCTTCTACTACACGAAGACCAAGAACTGGCCGACCACCTACCTGCATTACGCACCGGACGGCGGTTCCTGGACCGCCGTGCCCGGAGTGCAGATGGAGGCGGCCTGCACTGACTGGGTGAAGAAGACCGTCGACCTGGGCTCGGCCGCGGGACTCCAGGCCACCTTCAACAACGGCAGCGGCACCTGGGACAACAACGGCGGGAACAACTACGCGCTGGGCACCGGCACCATCACCGTCAAGGACGGCGTGATCGCCCACAGCGACCCGTGCGCCGACACCGGGACGGGCAGCGGCAACCAGGCCACCGTCTACTACTCGACCGCCACCTCGGGCTGGACCACGGCCAACATCCACTACGCGCCCTCCGGCGGCTCGTGGACGACGGTCCCCGGCGTCGGCATGGAGACGGCCTGCACGGGCTGGTGGAAGAAGACTCTCGACATCGGTACGGCGACGTCACTGAAGGCCGCCTTCAACAACGGCAACGGCGTCTGGGACAACAACAACAGCTCCGACTACACCATCCCCACCGGCACCACGACCGTGAAGGACAGGACGGTCACCGCCGACGCCAAGGACCCTTGCGCCGCCGAGGCGCCCGACACCGAGGCCCCGACCGCCCCCACCAAGGTCACCGCGAGCGCCACCCACACCTCCATCGTGCTCTCCTGGGAGGCCTCCACCGACAACACCGCGGTGACGAAGTATCAGGTCACACGCACCGGCGGAACCAAGGGCACGGTCGTCACCGACGTCGGATCGACCGTCTACTCCGACACGGGACTCGAGGAGAAGACGGCCTACACGTACACCGTGAAGGCCCTAGACGCGGCCGGAAACACCTCGCCCGCCTCCGCCGAGGCCACCGCGACGACCGGGGAGAACGCGCCCGAACCGGCCTCCGGCACCCCGCTCGGCACTGACCCCCGCAAGGACCCGATCTACTTCGTCCTCACTGCCCGCTTCTACGACGGCGACAGCTCCAACAACCGCGGCGGCAGCCAGGACGTGAAGTCGGGCAACGCGGCCAACAACGACCCCATGTTCCGCGGCGACTTCAAGGGCCTGGTCGACAAGCTCGACTACATCAAGGCGCTCGGCTTCTCGGCGGTCTGGATCACCCCGGTCGTCCTCAACCGCTCGGACTACGACTACCACGGCTATCACGGCTACGACTTCTACAAGGTCGACCCGCGCCTGGAGTCGGCCGGCGCCTCCTACCAGGACCTGATCAACGCGGCCCACGCCAAGGGCATGAAGATCTACCAGGATGTCGTCTACAACCACAGCTCCCGCTGGGGCGCCAAGGGCCTGTTCACTCCGACCGTGTATGGCGTCCGCGACTCCCAGTGGAGCTGGTACTACGACGAGAAGAACGAGGGCTTCGAGTACGACGGCCTCACGGTCGAGCCCAAGTCCGGGAAGTCGTACTACAACGGCGACCTCTGGTCGACGGCCGAGCCGTCCGGCAACACCTGCCTCAACTGGGGCAAGCCCACCGGCGGCAGGAGCGCCGAGGGTTACACGATCTACAACTGCCAGTGGCCCAGCCCGACTTCGGGCATGTTCCCGAAGACGTACTACCACCAGTGCTGGATCGGCAACTGGGAGGGCGAGGACTCCCGCTCCTGCTGGCTGCACGAGGACCTCGCCGATTTCAACACCGAGTCGACGCCCGTGCAGAACTACCTCATCGGCGCGTACGACAAGTACATCGACATGGGCGTCGACGGTCTCCGTATCGACACGGCCGTGCACATCCCGCGCGTCACCTGGAACCGCCGCTTCCTGCCCGCGATCTACGACCGGGTCACCCAGAGGTTCGGCACGGACGCCGCGAAGAACTTCTTCGTCTTCGGCGAGGTCGGCGCGTTCGTCAACGACAAGTGGAACCGCGGCTCCGTGAACCACTCCGCGCAGTTCTTCACCTGGAAGGAGCGCAAGGAGTACAGCGCGGACGACGAAGCGGCGGCGATCGAGCAGTACAACTACGAGGAACAACTGGGTACGGGAAACCAGCCGACGTCCACCAACGCCTTTCTGAGCGGCAACAGTTACCACACCCCGGACCGCAGCCAGTTCTCGGGCATGAACATCATCGACATGCGCATGCACATGAACTTCGGTGACGCGCAGAACGCCTACGGCAACGGCAAGGACTCGGACGACTCCGTCAACGACGCCACGTACAACGTCGTCTACGTCGACAGCCACGACTACGGCCCGAACAAGTCGAGCACGCGCTACGGCGGAGGTACCGACGCCTGGGCCGAGAACATGGCGCTGATGTGGACCTTCCGCGGAATCCCGACCCTCTACTACGGCTCGGAGATCGAGTTCCAGAAGGGCAAGCAGATCGACTGCGGGCCGACGTGTCCGCTGGCGTCCACCGGCCGCGCGTACTACGGCGACCATCTCGCCGGATCCGTCACCGCCTCGGACTTCGCCAAGGTCGACTCCGCGAGCGGCGAAGTCGCCTCGACGCTGGCACAGCCGCTGGTCAAGCACCTCCAGCGACTGAACCAGATCCGCCGGGCGATCCCGGCGCTCCAGATGGGCCAGTACTCCACCGACGGCATCAGCGGCTCGATGGCCTTCAAGCGCCGCTACACCAGCGGCTCGACGGACAGCTTCGCGCTCGTCACTGTCACCGGCGACGCGACGTACACCGGCATCCCGAACGGCACCTATGCGGACGCCGTCACCGGTGATGTGAAGACCGTCTCCAACGGCACGCTGTCCGTGGCGGCACCCGGGAAGGGCAATCTCCGGGTGTACGTGCTGAACGGTCCCGGGAAGATCGGGAGCGACGGTCCGTACCTGAAGTAG